One genomic region from Solwaraspora sp. WMMD792 encodes:
- a CDS encoding LamG-like jellyroll fold domain-containing protein, protein MLIGTRHVPASRVRTQRTRVRSRWAAATLAVLLAGAASPAVTTGPVRAAPATAAEAGTAAEAGTAASAPAGAGCAATAPDETAAVAAAAECGRQVEVLDARTEYSQVFADPTGTRTLVSAAAPQRVRRDDGGWADVDPTLRPVDGAIVPTATLADVRFSAGGAGPFVTWRERDEIFTLSWPQPLPAPVLDGDTAVYPDVYPDVDLQVIATVDGFRHALVVNSRTAAADPALREIRYRAGGTMRLERTDGGVLRLVDSTGAFVAESSGARMWDSSADPSAAGEVLPEVAAARSVAAAKGWTAVTPELPAALRSTSAAPGVGANSAEVGVATSGTELILAPAPGMLDDPDAVLPIFIDPPLNKLRTLWQYASSNNENNDGSAARVGKQPPDQYSSNGQLYRSYFNFSVSAMHGAQILAADITMELEHSWSCGPTWVHLYRTTAMSGTSGSRLAWGAKPLGSGAVYLDAWAGNANEAGGCGSVQQNADAVFEGQNLIDDLQYYADGNWSNYSVGLCACNSSDEYESTTDRWKRFRTNQTYLIATYDKPPNPPVAQPFSTTTDCYQRCGASAIVRTTRPTLRADVSDPFDGSGPTIFEVRTAQSDTAAVVTDNRDGMTWTALPATAAWQVPAGAFVHGGTYHWRAKSRDENFLWGDWSTWQTLTVDTEPPGISAPASTDFPLESWGAPVGTAGTFDLVGTADVEDFVWWVDAGPTTTVTGTGTGTATRTATVDHTPATDMVHTLYARALDLAGNVAGPVEHQFWVSPPPNKYAHWPLDEATGTVAADAGNPQGNALSPGAVAGPASFGPGRIGGALTLAGPGAQLTTSAPVLDTTRGFTVLAWARASDLAAGTVQTILSQDGATASRFELQYRANVNEGAGGWCFTMRAAQTSGTPVSACAAGVLQAPPTEDVWVHLAGAYDPVTGQISVYVMGDTDTCAGETAQAAFTGDWAATGSFVVGRGLAAGAASSQWYGDVDDVFAYQRLLSTYEICQQALRTTGPPPS, encoded by the coding sequence GTGCTGATCGGTACCCGGCACGTACCTGCAAGTCGCGTACGCACGCAGCGGACGCGAGTTCGGAGCCGGTGGGCGGCGGCGACGCTGGCCGTCCTGCTGGCCGGGGCCGCGTCGCCCGCCGTGACCACCGGCCCGGTCAGGGCCGCGCCGGCCACGGCGGCCGAGGCTGGCACGGCGGCCGAGGCTGGCACGGCGGCCAGCGCACCGGCCGGGGCCGGCTGTGCCGCCACCGCGCCGGACGAGACCGCTGCGGTGGCGGCGGCCGCCGAGTGCGGGCGGCAGGTCGAGGTGCTCGACGCCCGTACCGAATATTCGCAGGTCTTCGCCGACCCCACCGGCACCCGCACCCTGGTGAGCGCCGCCGCGCCGCAGCGGGTACGGCGCGACGACGGCGGCTGGGCCGACGTCGACCCGACGCTGCGACCGGTCGACGGGGCAATCGTCCCCACCGCGACCCTCGCCGACGTGCGGTTCTCCGCTGGTGGCGCCGGCCCGTTCGTGACCTGGCGGGAGCGGGACGAAATCTTCACCCTCTCCTGGCCGCAGCCGTTGCCGGCACCGGTCCTGGACGGCGACACCGCCGTCTACCCCGATGTCTATCCCGATGTCGACCTGCAGGTGATCGCCACCGTCGACGGATTCCGCCACGCCCTGGTCGTCAACAGCCGGACGGCTGCGGCCGACCCGGCGCTGCGGGAGATCCGCTACCGCGCCGGCGGCACCATGCGGCTCGAGCGGACCGACGGCGGGGTGCTCCGACTGGTCGACTCCACCGGTGCCTTCGTCGCCGAGAGTTCCGGCGCCCGGATGTGGGACTCGTCGGCCGATCCCAGCGCTGCCGGGGAAGTCCTTCCCGAGGTGGCGGCCGCCCGATCCGTCGCGGCGGCGAAGGGCTGGACGGCGGTGACACCCGAGTTGCCGGCCGCGCTGCGGTCGACATCGGCCGCGCCCGGAGTCGGCGCCAACTCCGCCGAGGTCGGCGTCGCCACGTCCGGCACCGAACTGATCCTCGCCCCCGCGCCGGGCATGCTGGACGACCCCGACGCGGTGCTGCCCATCTTCATCGATCCGCCGCTGAACAAGCTGCGCACCCTCTGGCAATACGCCAGCAGCAACAACGAGAACAACGACGGCTCCGCCGCCCGGGTCGGCAAGCAGCCACCGGACCAGTACAGCAGCAACGGACAGCTCTACCGGTCGTACTTCAACTTCAGCGTCTCCGCCATGCACGGTGCGCAGATCCTCGCCGCCGACATCACCATGGAGCTGGAACACTCCTGGTCCTGCGGCCCGACCTGGGTGCACCTCTACCGGACCACCGCGATGTCCGGCACCAGCGGCTCGCGGCTGGCGTGGGGGGCGAAACCCCTTGGGTCCGGTGCCGTCTACCTGGACGCCTGGGCGGGCAACGCCAACGAGGCCGGCGGTTGCGGATCGGTGCAGCAGAACGCCGACGCCGTCTTCGAAGGACAGAACCTGATCGACGACCTTCAGTACTATGCCGACGGCAACTGGAGCAACTACAGCGTCGGCCTGTGCGCCTGCAACAGCTCCGACGAGTACGAGTCCACCACCGACCGGTGGAAGAGGTTCCGCACCAACCAGACCTACCTGATCGCCACGTACGACAAACCACCGAACCCGCCGGTGGCCCAGCCGTTCTCCACCACCACCGACTGCTACCAGCGTTGCGGCGCCTCGGCGATCGTCCGGACCACCCGCCCCACCCTGCGGGCCGACGTCTCCGACCCGTTCGACGGCAGCGGCCCGACGATCTTCGAGGTGCGGACCGCCCAGTCCGACACCGCAGCCGTGGTCACCGACAACCGGGACGGGATGACCTGGACCGCGTTGCCCGCCACCGCCGCCTGGCAGGTGCCGGCCGGCGCGTTCGTGCACGGCGGGACGTACCACTGGCGGGCCAAGTCCCGGGACGAGAACTTCCTCTGGGGTGACTGGTCGACCTGGCAGACCCTGACCGTCGACACCGAGCCGCCGGGCATCTCCGCGCCGGCCTCGACCGACTTTCCGCTGGAGAGCTGGGGCGCGCCGGTCGGCACCGCCGGCACGTTCGACCTGGTCGGCACCGCCGACGTCGAGGACTTCGTCTGGTGGGTCGACGCCGGGCCGACGACCACGGTCACCGGCACCGGCACCGGCACCGCAACGCGGACCGCGACTGTCGACCACACCCCGGCCACCGACATGGTGCACACCCTGTACGCGAGGGCGCTCGACCTGGCGGGCAACGTGGCCGGTCCGGTGGAGCACCAGTTCTGGGTCTCGCCACCACCGAACAAGTACGCCCACTGGCCGCTGGACGAGGCCACCGGCACGGTGGCGGCGGACGCCGGAAACCCCCAGGGCAACGCCCTGTCACCCGGGGCCGTCGCCGGCCCGGCCAGCTTCGGCCCCGGCCGCATCGGCGGAGCACTCACCCTGGCCGGACCGGGCGCGCAGCTGACCACCAGCGCGCCGGTGCTCGACACCACCCGGGGCTTCACGGTGCTGGCCTGGGCCCGGGCCAGCGATCTGGCCGCCGGCACTGTGCAGACCATCCTCAGCCAGGACGGCGCGACCGCCAGCCGGTTCGAACTGCAGTACCGGGCGAACGTCAACGAAGGTGCCGGCGGCTGGTGCTTCACCATGCGGGCGGCGCAGACCAGCGGGACGCCGGTGTCGGCCTGTGCGGCCGGGGTCCTGCAGGCACCGCCGACCGAGGACGTGTGGGTCCACCTGGCCGGCGCGTACGACCCGGTGACCGGGCAGATCTCCGTCTACGTCATGGGCGACACCGACACCTGCGCGGGCGAGACGGCACAGGCGGCGTTCACCGGTGACTGGGCGGCGACCGGGTCGTTCGTCGTCGGCCGTGGCCTCGCCGCCGGAGCAGCCAGCAGCCAGTGGTACGGCGACGTCGACGACGTCTTCGCCTACCAACGACTGCTGTCGACGTACGAGATCTGCCAGCAGGCCCTGCGTACGACCGGCCCGCCGCCGTCCTGA
- a CDS encoding TetR/AcrR family transcriptional regulator has protein sequence MASARALRERVRKELTEEIVEIAKAQLADRGAENLSLRAIARDLGMVSSAVYRYFPSRDDLLTALVTDGYNSVGTAVEQADEAAAADDFAGRWRSVGQALRSWAIEHPHEYALLYGSPVRGYHAPETTLQAAMRDKVVLGRIISDAHRAGALRTPPTAQATPESLGGDLERVRSAVLPAVPDESVIAALAAWSGLFGMLNLELFGHFNNIIDDRAALFDQALTRLAELAGLPT, from the coding sequence TTGGCTTCCGCACGCGCGCTGCGGGAACGCGTCCGCAAGGAACTGACCGAGGAGATCGTCGAGATCGCCAAGGCGCAGCTCGCCGACCGGGGAGCCGAGAACCTCTCCCTGCGGGCGATCGCCCGGGACCTCGGCATGGTCTCATCGGCGGTCTACCGCTACTTCCCGAGCCGTGACGACCTGCTGACCGCGCTGGTCACCGACGGCTACAACTCCGTCGGCACCGCCGTCGAGCAGGCCGACGAGGCGGCGGCGGCCGACGACTTCGCGGGCCGGTGGCGGTCGGTCGGGCAGGCGCTGCGCAGCTGGGCGATCGAGCACCCGCACGAGTACGCACTCCTCTACGGCTCACCGGTCCGCGGCTACCACGCCCCGGAGACCACTCTGCAGGCGGCGATGCGGGACAAGGTGGTGCTCGGCCGGATCATCAGCGACGCGCACCGGGCCGGAGCGCTGCGTACCCCGCCGACCGCGCAGGCCACGCCCGAGTCGCTCGGCGGTGATCTCGAGCGGGTGCGGTCGGCCGTGCTCCCAGCCGTGCCCGACGAGTCCGTCATCGCCGCGCTGGCCGCGTGGAGCGGGCTGTTCGGGATGCTCAACCTGGAGCTGTTCGGCCATTTCAACAACATCATCGACGACCGGGCAGCCCTGTTCGACCAGGCCCTGACCCGCCTGGCCGAGTTGGCCGGACTGCCGACCTGA
- a CDS encoding MFS transporter has product MTSQEQKAAAPVGASGGPVPDSRRWLVLVVVSVGQLMIALDTTVASVMGPELQRDLGLSPIGLQWVFNNYIILFGGLLLLGGRLNDVIGRRRMFLGSLALFTAGSLLAAMAQTDDQILIARAIQGLAAAGLSPACLSLLVVSFRDPAERAKAFGVWGAVIGVGAGLGTLLGGAIVDVNWRLAFYINIPIAVVLTIGALWLIRGGAPTGPRPKADILGGLTGTLGLGTLVFGIVSVTDHGWTDVRTLAAFLVAAVMLPAFIAIEHRAEAPLLPLRLFKLRGVVAGSLGEFFTAGLMIPCFMLLPIYMQTILGYSPLETGLAYLPTTLAMMIVAGPLSKAIPKIGAQIPYVVGTVLLAVMLVLLMRTPTSGSYWTIMLPITTLLGVGLVLCLIPTPTVGTSMATEDDAGTTSAVLNVATQVGGALALAISASVLQGRLTDLAEQGQVGPEALNEALHLGIATLFVWVGLSLLTGLIGFRGLPAAPPPAAGTSTDGSATDGADGADAPADADGSDAKPVAAPAAS; this is encoded by the coding sequence ATGACAAGCCAGGAACAGAAGGCCGCTGCGCCGGTCGGAGCGTCCGGCGGGCCCGTCCCCGACAGCCGGCGCTGGCTGGTGCTGGTCGTCGTCTCGGTCGGGCAGCTGATGATCGCGCTCGACACCACCGTGGCCAGCGTGATGGGCCCGGAGCTGCAGCGCGACCTCGGGTTGTCCCCGATCGGGCTGCAGTGGGTCTTCAACAACTACATCATCTTGTTCGGCGGTCTGCTGCTGCTCGGTGGCCGACTCAACGACGTGATCGGTCGGCGCCGGATGTTCCTCGGCAGCCTCGCCCTGTTCACCGCAGGGTCGCTGCTCGCCGCGATGGCGCAGACCGACGACCAGATCCTGATCGCCCGGGCCATCCAGGGTCTGGCCGCCGCCGGCCTCTCCCCCGCCTGCCTGAGCCTCCTGGTCGTCTCCTTCCGGGACCCGGCCGAGCGGGCCAAGGCGTTCGGCGTCTGGGGCGCGGTCATCGGCGTCGGCGCTGGGCTGGGCACCCTGCTCGGCGGCGCCATCGTCGACGTCAACTGGCGGCTGGCGTTCTACATCAACATCCCGATCGCGGTGGTGCTCACCATCGGCGCGCTGTGGCTGATCCGTGGTGGCGCGCCGACCGGGCCCCGCCCCAAGGCCGACATCCTCGGTGGACTCACCGGCACCCTGGGCCTCGGTACGTTGGTCTTCGGCATCGTCAGCGTCACCGACCACGGCTGGACCGACGTCCGTACCCTGGCGGCGTTCCTGGTCGCGGCCGTGATGTTGCCGGCGTTCATCGCCATCGAGCACCGGGCGGAGGCGCCGCTGCTGCCGCTGCGGCTGTTCAAACTGCGCGGTGTGGTCGCCGGCAGCCTGGGTGAGTTCTTCACCGCGGGTCTGATGATCCCGTGCTTCATGCTGCTGCCGATCTACATGCAGACGATCCTCGGCTACTCGCCGCTGGAGACCGGGCTCGCGTACCTGCCGACGACCCTCGCGATGATGATCGTGGCCGGTCCGCTGTCCAAGGCGATCCCGAAGATCGGCGCGCAGATCCCGTACGTCGTCGGCACCGTGCTGCTGGCCGTCATGCTGGTCCTGCTGATGCGCACCCCGACCAGCGGGTCCTACTGGACGATCATGCTGCCGATCACCACGCTGCTCGGCGTCGGCCTGGTCCTCTGCCTGATCCCGACCCCGACGGTCGGGACCTCGATGGCCACCGAGGACGACGCCGGCACCACGTCGGCCGTGCTGAACGTCGCCACCCAGGTGGGCGGGGCGCTGGCCCTGGCCATCTCCGCGTCCGTGCTGCAGGGCCGGCTCACCGACCTCGCCGAGCAGGGCCAGGTCGGGCCGGAGGCGCTGAACGAGGCACTGCACCTCGGCATCGCCACCCTGTTCGTCTGGGTCGGGCTGAGCCTGCTGACCGGTCTGATCGGCTTCCGCGGTCTGCCGGCCGCACCGCCGCCGGCCGCCGGCACCTCCACCGACGGGTCTGCCACCGACGGTGCCGACGGCGCCGACGCACCGGCCGATGCCGACGGCAGCGACGCCAAGCCGGTCGCGGCACCCGCCGCGTCCTGA
- a CDS encoding ketoacyl-ACP synthase III family protein, with amino-acid sequence MRWDNIYLAGTGLYLPEQQYTAEQAVADGAYDASAAETNGIRAVRVANDDEAGVVMAAAAGRQAMSRSGHDSQDIDLVLHGYVSHQGREMWSPAHYVQQETVGGGPSVTIEMRQGCNGLLAALELGASYLAARPDTTAALLTAGDAFRLPYIDRWKSDDQTIFGDAGSALVLSKRQGFARLLATASTTEPSLEPLYRGGGPWTWAPFDTGKPVDLTARKDEWLMRYEDAYDDALELVNQKLTSVLDQAVTEAGTSVADADWFVHANLIQPIVEWGFHKSLGLDPARTTYEWGRDLGHMGNSDQIGGINHLVETNQPKSGDKLITVGAGIGFMWTVAVLEFV; translated from the coding sequence GTGCGTTGGGACAACATCTATCTGGCCGGCACCGGGCTGTACCTGCCGGAGCAGCAGTACACCGCAGAGCAGGCGGTCGCCGACGGCGCCTATGACGCCTCCGCCGCGGAGACCAACGGCATCCGGGCGGTACGGGTGGCCAACGACGACGAGGCCGGCGTGGTGATGGCCGCCGCAGCCGGACGGCAGGCCATGTCCCGCTCCGGTCACGACTCGCAGGACATCGACCTGGTGTTGCACGGGTACGTGTCACACCAGGGCCGGGAGATGTGGAGCCCGGCCCACTACGTCCAGCAGGAGACGGTCGGCGGCGGCCCCTCGGTCACCATCGAGATGCGGCAGGGCTGCAACGGTCTGCTCGCGGCGCTGGAGCTCGGCGCGTCCTACCTGGCCGCCCGGCCGGACACCACCGCCGCACTGCTGACCGCCGGGGACGCTTTCCGGCTGCCGTACATCGACCGCTGGAAGAGTGACGACCAGACCATCTTCGGCGACGCGGGCAGCGCCCTGGTGCTGTCCAAGCGGCAGGGCTTCGCCCGGCTGCTGGCGACGGCGAGCACCACCGAGCCGAGCCTGGAGCCGCTGTACCGGGGCGGTGGGCCGTGGACCTGGGCGCCGTTCGACACCGGCAAGCCGGTCGACCTGACCGCGCGCAAGGACGAGTGGCTGATGCGCTACGAGGACGCCTACGACGACGCCCTCGAGTTGGTCAACCAGAAGCTGACCAGCGTGCTCGACCAGGCAGTGACCGAGGCGGGGACCAGCGTCGCCGACGCCGACTGGTTCGTGCACGCCAACCTGATCCAGCCGATCGTCGAGTGGGGCTTCCACAAGTCACTCGGCCTCGACCCGGCCCGGACGACCTATGAGTGGGGGCGCGACCTCGGACACATGGGCAACAGCGACCAGATCGGCGGGATCAACCACCTGGTCGAGACCAACCAGCCGAAGTCCGGCGACAAGCTGATCACCGTCGGCGCCGGCATCGGATTCATGTGGACGGTGGCGGTGCTGGAGTTCGTCTGA
- a CDS encoding response regulator transcription factor — translation MQTCPLRVLLAEDVHMVRGALVALLELQPDIQVVAQVERGDAILPAALTHRPDVAIIDVNLPGIDGLSAAMLVHDQLPSCRTLILTGIDRPGMLRRSLEAGVTGLMLKHAPPASLAEAVREVAAGRRVVDSQIALAALNERSTSPLSPREIEILKLTANGHSAKEIAAMLYLSAGTVRNHLTSIATKLDARTRVDAVRIARDAGWIL, via the coding sequence ATGCAGACGTGCCCGTTGCGGGTCCTACTGGCTGAGGACGTCCACATGGTCCGTGGGGCGCTGGTCGCCCTGCTCGAACTGCAACCGGACATCCAGGTTGTCGCTCAGGTCGAGCGGGGCGACGCGATCCTGCCGGCCGCGCTGACCCACCGTCCGGACGTGGCGATCATCGACGTCAACCTGCCCGGGATCGACGGCCTCTCGGCGGCGATGCTGGTGCACGACCAGCTTCCCAGCTGCCGAACGCTGATCCTCACCGGCATCGACCGGCCGGGGATGCTGCGGCGCAGCCTGGAAGCGGGGGTGACCGGTCTGATGCTCAAGCACGCCCCACCCGCCAGTCTCGCCGAAGCGGTGCGCGAGGTTGCCGCCGGGCGACGGGTGGTCGACTCGCAGATCGCCCTTGCCGCGTTGAACGAGCGGTCCACGAGCCCGCTCTCGCCCCGGGAGATCGAGATCCTCAAGCTGACGGCGAACGGGCACTCGGCGAAGGAGATCGCCGCGATGCTCTATCTCTCGGCGGGGACCGTCCGTAACCATCTGACTTCTATCGCCACCAAACTCGATGCCCGTACCCGGGTCGACGCGGTGCGGATCGCCCGGGATGCCGGCTGGATTCTCTGA
- a CDS encoding AfsR/SARP family transcriptional regulator: MRINLLGPLQATIDQTSIVPSAAKPCQILALLALNGDRLVTKSAIFEELWENNPPHSATTTLHTYIHQLRRQISRAMAGDPSGDSRDVLVTERGGYSLRMSGGLTDVQEFQRLGRAGSAAFERRDYHAASSRLGDALALWRAPMLSDIQFGPQLAMHALSLGDLRLAALDRRIEADLQLGRHLEVLGELRALTAQHPLNESFAAHYMTALYLSGDVGTALGEFRRIRTLLVAELGVEPARRLHELQQVILSGGVPLSGRDLVGAA; the protein is encoded by the coding sequence ATGCGAATCAACCTGCTCGGACCATTGCAGGCGACAATTGACCAGACGTCGATCGTGCCGTCTGCGGCCAAGCCGTGCCAGATTCTGGCATTGTTGGCCCTGAACGGCGACCGGCTGGTCACCAAATCCGCGATCTTCGAGGAACTCTGGGAGAACAACCCGCCACACAGCGCCACGACGACCCTGCATACCTACATCCACCAGCTCCGGCGGCAGATCAGCCGGGCGATGGCCGGCGACCCGTCGGGCGATTCTCGTGACGTTCTGGTAACCGAACGTGGTGGCTATTCGCTGCGGATGTCCGGCGGCCTCACCGACGTGCAGGAGTTTCAACGGTTGGGCCGGGCCGGCAGTGCGGCCTTCGAGCGGCGTGACTACCACGCCGCGAGCAGCCGGCTCGGCGACGCCCTCGCGCTGTGGCGGGCGCCGATGCTGTCGGACATCCAGTTCGGACCGCAGCTGGCCATGCACGCGCTGTCCCTCGGCGACCTGCGGCTCGCCGCTCTGGACCGGCGGATCGAGGCCGACCTGCAGCTGGGTCGGCACCTGGAGGTACTGGGGGAGCTGCGTGCCCTCACCGCCCAGCATCCGCTCAACGAGAGCTTCGCCGCTCACTACATGACCGCGCTCTATCTGTCCGGTGACGTCGGTACGGCGCTCGGGGAGTTCCGCCGGATCCGTACGCTGCTCGTCGCCGAGCTGGGTGTCGAGCCGGCGCGGCGGCTGCACGAACTGCAGCAGGTGATCCTCAGCGGGGGCGTTCCGCTGTCCGGGCGTGACCTGGTCGGCGCGGCGTAG
- a CDS encoding alpha/beta fold hydrolase has translation MSRFVRPRPAGDATLRFIAFHHAGGSAAGYHPLARELPPDWEVLLLDLPGRGRRYAEPPLRAMTAVVDEATRAVSPHADRPYVLFGHSMGAVVAVEVGRRLSTVGAAPLWVGVSGRAAPTTPTPPVPGLGRLGDLADAELLEVLLGLGGTPHRLLELPEMREQFLRVARADLQAVDSYRPAPDRSPLPCPLTVFSGLTDSWAPLDCLPAWQVETAHQLRQCFFPGGHFYFHGTAYPHLAREIRTEVTAVRGAAEQRHEFFTVGR, from the coding sequence ATGAGCCGGTTCGTCCGGCCCCGCCCGGCCGGTGACGCCACCTTGCGTTTCATCGCCTTCCACCACGCCGGTGGATCCGCCGCTGGCTACCACCCGTTGGCCAGGGAACTGCCGCCGGACTGGGAGGTGCTGCTGCTGGACCTGCCGGGGCGGGGCCGACGGTACGCCGAACCGCCGCTGCGGGCGATGACCGCCGTCGTCGACGAGGCGACCCGAGCGGTGTCACCGCACGCCGATCGGCCGTACGTGCTGTTCGGGCACAGCATGGGTGCGGTCGTCGCGGTCGAGGTCGGGCGCCGGTTGTCGACGGTCGGCGCGGCGCCGCTGTGGGTGGGGGTGTCCGGGCGGGCGGCCCCGACGACGCCGACCCCGCCGGTGCCCGGTCTCGGTCGGCTCGGCGACCTGGCCGACGCCGAGCTGCTGGAGGTCCTGCTGGGCCTCGGTGGCACGCCACACCGGCTGCTCGAGCTGCCGGAGATGCGGGAGCAGTTTCTCCGGGTCGCGCGTGCCGATCTGCAGGCGGTCGACTCGTACCGGCCCGCGCCGGACCGCTCGCCGCTGCCCTGCCCGCTGACCGTGTTCAGCGGGCTGACCGACTCCTGGGCACCGCTGGACTGCCTGCCGGCCTGGCAGGTGGAGACCGCTCACCAGCTGCGTCAGTGCTTCTTCCCGGGTGGACACTTCTACTTCCACGGCACGGCGTACCCGCACCTCGCCCGGGAGATCCGTACCGAGGTGACGGCCGTGCGGGGCGCGGCCGAGCAACGGCATGAGTTCTTCACGGTCGGCAGGTGA